The Macaca thibetana thibetana isolate TM-01 chromosome 5, ASM2454274v1, whole genome shotgun sequence genomic sequence GATAAAAGAAGGGGTTCTTGTACTGCTTCTTGTTACCCTCAACCATGGAGGCAAGTTCTGAGTTCCGGTTTTCCTAGGACACTAACTCTAGTCACAAAGATCTCTGGAGTGTTCACACATGGTAGAGTGGCAGGGTGAATATTTCAAAAGGATGAGTAGAACAGGAGTCTTGCCCAAGCCCTGTTATGTCAGTGTACTGTGTGTGGCCTCCCAGCCCAACCAGAAATTGACAGAGAGGCATGTATATgttgaaaagatatatatatatatttttagaattaggCAGCTGGACTCAGTTTAGATGATCCCAGTTTTGTTGGCAACATCCAAAGCGTCGTAATCAGGAGCCAGTCGAACATACGCCTTTTTCTCTCCATCAGGCCGAATCAGGGTGTTGACCTTGGCCACATCAATGTcatagagcttcttcacagcctgTTTAATCTGGTGCTTGTTGGCTTTAACATCCACAATGAACACAAGTGTGGTGTTGTCTTCTATCTTCTTCATGGCAGACTCAGTAGTCAGCGGAAACTTGATGATAGCATAGTGGTCAAGCTTGTTTCTCCTGGGGGCGCTCTTCCGAGGATATTTGGGCTGCCTCCGGAGTCGCAGTGTCTTGGGCCGCCGGAAGGTGGGTGACGTGcggatcttcttttttttgtggctgtggaCACCTTTCAACACTGCCTTCTTGGCCTTTAAAGCCTTCGCTTTGG encodes the following:
- the LOC126954339 gene encoding 60S ribosomal protein L23a-like; the encoded protein is MAPKAKKEAPAPPKAEAKAKALKAKKAVLKGVHSHKKKKIRTSPTFRRPKTLRLRRQPKYPRKSAPRRNKLDHYAIIKFPLTTESAMKKIEDNTTLVFIVDVKANKHQIKQAVKKLYDIDVAKVNTLIRPDGEKKAYVRLAPDYDALDVANKTGII